The following proteins come from a genomic window of Streptomyces sp. NBC_01716:
- the ssuE gene encoding NADPH-dependent FMN reductase: MAAILSVSGSPSATSRTARLLRHLNDRLRRQGHDVIALDVRTLPADALLGADFRHPAIIEATALFARADGVVIGTPVYKAAYSGLLKSLLDLLPQYALTDKTVLPLATGGTTAHVLAIDYALRPVLSSMGAGHITPGWFTLDKEITVGDDGTLTIAPAAAEALTEVTDRFSALLGGSDPAAGPGLRLSTADAELEPRSLASP; this comes from the coding sequence ATGGCCGCCATCCTGTCCGTCTCCGGTAGTCCCTCCGCCACCTCCCGCACCGCGCGGCTTCTGCGCCATCTGAACGACCGGCTCCGCCGCCAGGGCCACGACGTGATCGCGCTGGACGTACGCACCCTGCCCGCCGATGCCCTGCTCGGCGCCGATTTCCGTCACCCGGCGATCATCGAGGCCACGGCGCTGTTCGCGCGGGCGGACGGGGTGGTGATAGGCACCCCCGTCTACAAGGCGGCCTACTCGGGACTGCTGAAGTCGCTGCTCGACCTGCTGCCGCAGTACGCGCTGACCGACAAGACGGTGCTGCCGCTGGCCACCGGCGGCACCACGGCCCATGTCCTGGCGATCGACTACGCGCTGCGCCCGGTGCTCAGCTCCATGGGTGCCGGGCACATCACGCCCGGCTGGTTCACGCTCGACAAGGAGATCACCGTCGGCGACGACGGCACGCTGACGATCGCGCCGGCCGCCGCCGAGGCCCTGACCGAGGTCACCGACAGGTTCTCCGCCCTGCTGGGGGGCTCAGACCCCGCTGCCGGACCGGGCCTCAGGTTGTCCACCGCGGACGCCGAACTCGAACCACGTAGTCTTGCCTCGCCCTGA
- a CDS encoding NtaA/DmoA family FMN-dependent monooxygenase (This protein belongs to a clade of FMN-dependent monooxygenases, within a broader family of flavin-dependent oxidoreductases, the luciferase-like monooxygenase (LMM) family, some of whose members use coenzyme F420 rather than FMN.), with amino-acid sequence MSRTIHLALHPYGVGGPGQHGLWKDPRVAKNASIDINYYIRQAQAAEHALFDALFVVDSQFINATYPAHYLNRLEPLTLLSAVATHTRHIGLVGTASSTYNSPFNLARRFASLDHISGGRAGWNVVTSFDTGTSRNFGLDEHLDYTTRYGRALEFVQVARGLWDSYEDDAFPADVARDVFLDPAKLHALDHTGEHFEIAGPLNLSRSPQGQPVIFQAGVSEEGRDLAARVAEGIYAPGGTLEQARAYYEDIKRRTAAYGRDPDHIKIFIHGGPVVAGTDEEARRREREIFDEDNDFDRNLALLGRSFGAYDFSRHDLDAPFPDVAHLAEKGGRTGAARIIERARTENLTLRQVADSLGEFRRSPFVGAPETVAATIEEWFDAGTFDGINLAFRTDDDLSLFVDGVVPILQKRGLFRTEYAADTLRGNLGLPVPANRHTHEPQLAND; translated from the coding sequence ATGTCCCGCACGATCCATCTCGCGCTGCACCCCTACGGCGTCGGCGGCCCCGGCCAGCACGGTCTCTGGAAGGACCCGCGCGTCGCCAAGAACGCCAGCATCGACATCAATTACTACATCCGGCAGGCCCAGGCGGCCGAACACGCGCTCTTCGACGCGCTGTTCGTGGTCGACAGCCAGTTCATCAACGCCACCTACCCGGCGCACTACCTCAACCGGCTGGAACCGCTGACCCTGTTGTCCGCGGTGGCCACCCACACCCGGCACATCGGGCTGGTGGGCACGGCGAGTTCGACGTACAACTCACCGTTCAACCTCGCCCGCCGCTTCGCCTCGCTCGACCACATCAGCGGCGGACGCGCCGGCTGGAACGTGGTGACCAGCTTCGACACGGGCACGTCCAGGAACTTCGGGCTCGACGAACACCTCGACTACACCACCCGCTACGGCCGCGCGCTGGAGTTCGTGCAGGTCGCCCGCGGTCTGTGGGACTCCTACGAGGACGACGCCTTCCCCGCCGACGTGGCGCGCGACGTCTTCCTCGACCCGGCCAAGCTCCACGCGCTCGACCACACCGGTGAGCACTTCGAGATCGCGGGCCCGCTCAACCTCTCCCGCTCGCCGCAGGGCCAGCCGGTGATCTTCCAGGCCGGGGTCTCCGAGGAGGGCCGCGATCTCGCCGCGCGGGTCGCCGAGGGCATCTACGCGCCGGGCGGAACGCTGGAACAGGCACGCGCTTACTACGAGGACATCAAGCGGCGCACCGCGGCGTACGGGCGCGACCCCGACCACATCAAGATCTTCATCCACGGCGGTCCGGTCGTCGCCGGCACCGACGAGGAAGCCCGGCGCCGCGAGCGGGAGATCTTCGATGAGGACAACGACTTCGACCGTAATCTCGCCCTCCTGGGCCGCTCCTTCGGGGCGTACGACTTCAGCCGGCACGATCTGGACGCGCCGTTCCCGGACGTGGCCCATCTCGCCGAGAAGGGCGGCCGTACGGGCGCCGCGAGAATCATCGAGCGGGCCCGTACCGAGAATCTGACGCTGCGTCAAGTGGCCGACTCGCTCGGGGAGTTCCGCCGGTCGCCGTTCGTCGGCGCGCCCGAGACCGTCGCCGCCACCATCGAGGAGTGGTTCGACGCCGGCACCTTCGACGGCATCAACCTCGCGTTCCGCACCGACGACGACCTCAGTCTCTTCGTCGACGGTGTCGTCCCGATCCTCCAGAAGCGCGGTCTGTTCCGCACCGAGTACGCGGCCGACACCCTGCGCGGCAACCTCGGCCTGCCGGTTCCCGCCAACCGCCACACCCACGAGCCCCAGCTCGCCAACGACTGA
- a CDS encoding ATP-binding protein — MDLRLREYPDRIRVEVRDSDPYPPVPTTLLHGDVRNQEAESGRGLLIVEALARTWGSSPSGRGKTTWFEFGVRGGQPEARSGSGV, encoded by the coding sequence GTGGACCTGCGCTTGCGGGAGTATCCGGACCGCATACGGGTGGAAGTCCGCGACAGTGACCCGTATCCACCGGTGCCCACCACCCTCCTCCATGGCGACGTCCGCAACCAGGAGGCCGAGTCCGGACGAGGACTCCTGATCGTCGAGGCACTCGCTCGGACCTGGGGAAGCTCGCCCTCAGGGCGAGGCAAGACTACGTGGTTCGAGTTCGGCGTCCGCGGTGGACAACCTGAGGCCCGGTCCGGCAGCGGGGTCTGA
- a CDS encoding ABC transporter ATP-binding protein, which produces MTTGSPAREPVLEVTGLEVHYGSRRRRRRALAGISLSVAPGETVGVIGETGSGKSTFARAVLGLVRPTAGSVVIGGEDVSAYGRRQWRDLRRRGVVQYVFQDPLRSLDPDLTVEDSLTEPLLVQGVPGREAAGRARAFLARVRLTEELLGRLPGELSGGQRQRVAVARALITEPRLVILDEPVSALDSANRVQILGILKELRATGVSLVFISHDLGSVAGTADRIAVLHQGELVEVGEARDVVNQPRHPYTRLLVRSAPTLHTAPADRAERQALRALLNP; this is translated from the coding sequence GTGACCACCGGGTCGCCGGCCCGGGAGCCGGTCCTGGAGGTCACCGGCCTGGAGGTCCACTACGGTTCGCGCCGCCGGCGCCGGCGCGCCCTGGCCGGAATTTCGCTGAGCGTCGCACCCGGCGAGACCGTCGGCGTCATCGGCGAGACGGGATCGGGCAAGTCCACCTTCGCGCGGGCCGTACTCGGCCTCGTCCGCCCCACGGCGGGTTCGGTCGTCATCGGCGGTGAGGACGTGAGCGCGTACGGCAGACGGCAGTGGCGCGACCTGCGCCGGCGCGGGGTGGTCCAGTACGTCTTCCAGGATCCGCTGCGCAGCCTCGACCCGGATCTCACCGTCGAGGACTCGCTGACCGAGCCGCTGCTCGTCCAGGGTGTCCCGGGCCGGGAAGCGGCCGGGCGCGCCCGTGCTTTCCTCGCCCGGGTACGCCTCACGGAAGAGCTTCTCGGCAGGCTGCCGGGAGAGTTGTCCGGCGGACAGCGCCAACGCGTCGCGGTGGCCCGCGCGTTGATCACCGAACCCCGGCTGGTCATCCTCGACGAGCCCGTCAGCGCCCTGGACTCCGCCAACCGCGTCCAGATCCTCGGGATCCTCAAGGAACTGCGCGCCACCGGGGTCTCGCTCGTCTTCATCTCCCACGACCTCGGCTCCGTCGCCGGGACCGCCGACCGCATCGCCGTCCTCCACCAGGGCGAACTCGTCGAGGTCGGCGAAGCCCGCGATGTCGTCAACCAGCCGCGACACCCGTACACGCGGCTGCTCGTCCGCTCCGCTCCCACCCTGCACACCGCCCCGGCGGACAGGGCCGAGCGCCAAGCCCTGCGCGCGCTGCTGAACCCCTGA
- a CDS encoding SpoIIE family protein phosphatase, translating into MDGTCQSAAENPILLPSERLIRLRALRAGSFRRNLTRGNVSVNGLGFRHCPGAGVVTTATAGHLEPLVTDARGHLVPSPLTPGPPLGIEKDAGYEQSESQITPGSVAALFTDGMLDARRLGTDAAIRRLAGLLTENRGEDLETLADRMVGGGHQRVDTRSERRGPALAGVSGPHTGGSPRQ; encoded by the coding sequence ATGGACGGGACCTGCCAGTCCGCAGCCGAGAACCCCATTCTGCTCCCCTCCGAGCGCCTGATCCGGCTCCGCGCGCTGCGTGCCGGATCGTTCCGGCGCAATCTAACCAGGGGGAATGTGTCTGTCAACGGTCTGGGATTCCGCCACTGTCCGGGCGCGGGTGTGGTGACCACGGCTACCGCCGGACATCTGGAGCCACTGGTCACCGACGCTCGTGGGCACCTCGTCCCATCGCCTCTGACGCCCGGTCCACCGTTGGGTATCGAAAAAGACGCCGGATATGAACAGAGCGAAAGCCAGATCACCCCGGGATCGGTGGCCGCACTGTTCACCGACGGAATGCTGGATGCCCGGCGCCTGGGAACCGACGCCGCGATTCGCCGGCTCGCCGGCCTGCTGACGGAAAACCGCGGCGAGGATCTGGAAACGCTGGCCGATCGGATGGTCGGAGGTGGTCACCAACGCGTTGATACACGCTCAGAGCGACGTGGACCTGCGCTTGCGGGAGTATCCGGACCGCATACGGGTGGAAGTCCGCGACAGTGA
- a CDS encoding ABC transporter ATP-binding protein, which translates to MTTLSENFAPGGRQSPRAPESTGRTNSPDTAGPTAGPTAPPVLALRDVRVGDRAGRREIVHGVSFELTAGSTVGIVGESGSGKTLTCRAALGILPPHFEVTGGSIAINGTDISTLTPRRWTALRGGTISAVFQDPASYLNPSIRMGAQIAEVIRVKKGLKRRAARRLALDLLRAVQLRDPELVYGQYTYELSGGMLQRVLIAAAIAADPQLLIADEATTALDVTVQAEILDLLADLREQAGLALVVVSHDLAVVAQMCDEVLVMREGEVVEHGPTRAVLHDPRHEYTRLLIAGHEEYGLEKFLAPRAPALSKEAS; encoded by the coding sequence ATGACGACGCTGTCCGAGAACTTCGCCCCGGGGGGCCGGCAGAGCCCGCGGGCCCCGGAAAGCACCGGGAGGACCAACTCACCCGACACGGCCGGTCCGACGGCCGGTCCCACGGCCCCGCCGGTGCTCGCCCTGCGCGACGTACGCGTCGGCGACCGGGCCGGCCGCCGCGAGATCGTCCACGGGGTGAGCTTCGAACTCACGGCGGGCAGCACGGTCGGGATCGTCGGCGAGTCCGGCAGCGGCAAGACCCTCACCTGCCGCGCCGCGCTGGGCATCCTGCCCCCGCACTTCGAGGTCACCGGCGGGTCGATCGCGATCAACGGCACCGACATCAGCACGCTGACGCCGCGTCGGTGGACGGCCCTGCGGGGCGGCACGATCAGCGCCGTCTTCCAGGATCCGGCGTCCTACCTCAACCCCTCGATCCGTATGGGCGCGCAGATCGCTGAGGTGATCCGGGTCAAGAAGGGGCTGAAGCGGCGTGCGGCACGGCGGCTCGCCCTGGATCTGCTGCGGGCGGTCCAGCTGCGTGACCCGGAGCTGGTCTACGGCCAGTACACCTACGAGCTGTCCGGCGGCATGCTCCAGCGCGTGCTGATCGCGGCGGCCATCGCGGCCGACCCGCAGCTGCTGATCGCCGACGAGGCCACCACGGCACTCGACGTCACCGTCCAGGCCGAGATCCTCGACCTCCTCGCCGACCTGCGCGAACAGGCCGGTCTGGCCCTCGTCGTCGTCTCCCACGACCTGGCCGTCGTGGCCCAGATGTGCGACGAGGTCCTGGTGATGAGGGAGGGCGAGGTCGTGGAGCACGGTCCCACGCGTGCCGTGCTCCACGATCCGCGGCACGAGTACACCCGGCTGCTCATCGCCGGGCACGAGGAGTACGGCCTGGAGAAGTTCCTCGCCCCGCGGGCCCCCGCGCTGTCCAAGGAGGCGTCGTGA
- a CDS encoding LLM class flavin-dependent oxidoreductase codes for MTTETARFRLGFLTHVQGRGSDQARIYRNAQDLFVAADELGFDVGWVAQHHVPAGGGGLSSPWTFLAHAAARTTRIRLGTAITVLPLEDPVRLAEDVATVDALSGGRVEIGVGSGYNAQEYAAFGQDVARKRELTSQNLDVLRHALANDEVRTPGFRIQPASTGFSDRIWQGVFGESGAAYAAAGGSNLLLNRAAYGFDAPTDEVQRPWADAYLAAWDRPRRPRIGLSRFVFPAKDRRTALRQIGDDVHGAALRMAEGGAFPKGLSVDEALRRFHSFYGAPEEIVEALRRERVLPVATDLITQFNPAVPDQDAALRALELIATEVAPALGWQPAPAAGPVPEPAGV; via the coding sequence ATGACCACCGAGACAGCGCGCTTCAGACTCGGCTTTCTCACCCACGTCCAGGGCCGCGGCAGCGACCAGGCCCGGATCTACCGCAACGCGCAGGACCTCTTCGTCGCCGCCGACGAACTCGGCTTCGACGTCGGCTGGGTCGCCCAGCACCATGTGCCCGCCGGCGGGGGCGGTCTCTCCTCACCGTGGACGTTCCTCGCCCACGCGGCGGCGAGGACCACCCGGATCCGGCTCGGCACCGCCATCACGGTCCTTCCGCTGGAGGACCCGGTCCGCCTCGCCGAGGACGTCGCCACCGTGGACGCCCTCAGCGGCGGGCGCGTCGAGATCGGAGTGGGCAGCGGCTACAACGCGCAGGAGTACGCCGCGTTCGGCCAGGACGTCGCCCGTAAACGCGAGTTGACCAGCCAGAACCTCGATGTGCTGCGCCACGCCCTGGCCAACGACGAGGTGCGTACGCCCGGCTTCCGCATCCAGCCGGCGTCCACCGGCTTCTCGGACCGGATCTGGCAGGGTGTCTTCGGCGAGAGCGGGGCGGCCTACGCCGCGGCCGGCGGCTCGAACCTGCTGCTCAACCGTGCGGCGTACGGATTCGACGCCCCCACCGACGAGGTGCAGCGCCCCTGGGCGGACGCGTACCTGGCCGCCTGGGACCGGCCCCGGCGACCGCGGATCGGGCTGTCCCGGTTCGTGTTCCCCGCGAAGGACAGGCGCACGGCGCTCCGGCAGATCGGCGACGACGTCCACGGGGCGGCGCTGCGCATGGCGGAGGGCGGCGCCTTTCCGAAGGGCCTGTCCGTGGACGAGGCGCTGCGTCGCTTCCACTCCTTCTACGGCGCTCCAGAGGAGATCGTCGAGGCGCTCCGGCGGGAGCGGGTCCTGCCTGTCGCGACCGACCTGATCACCCAGTTCAATCCCGCCGTCCCGGACCAGGACGCCGCGCTCCGCGCGCTCGAACTCATCGCGACCGAGGTGGCACCCGCCCTGGGCTGGCAGCCCGCGCCCGCCGCCGGACCGGTCCCCGAACCCGCAGGAGTGTGA
- a CDS encoding alpha/beta hydrolase: protein MTEYTDHYGPEGLRTRATVIVVPGRGETRATYARLGRRLAADAYRVRVVDAPAIDTGDLAGSLDRFGGRLAKAVAGTSGIAGATDSADDSAVVRPVVLVGADTGAVAVAALLGRDEALAALRPDAVVLAGLPGGAVASAGTWDEELDVRTSCPAHRGTLTDDSQVRRGSLGDAVPDVLLRAAFGSEADVPALFLVGDSDPLADLDAVVRTTKSRARARLSVVRGAHHDVLNDVQHRSVAAEIVTFLETLRNELVPVVAVESSAW, encoded by the coding sequence ATGACCGAGTACACCGATCATTACGGCCCCGAGGGCCTGCGCACGCGCGCCACCGTCATCGTGGTGCCCGGCCGTGGCGAGACCCGCGCGACCTACGCCAGGCTCGGCAGGCGGCTCGCCGCCGACGCGTACCGCGTCCGTGTCGTCGACGCCCCGGCCATCGACACGGGCGACCTGGCGGGCTCGCTGGACCGCTTCGGCGGCCGGCTCGCAAAGGCCGTCGCCGGCACCTCGGGCATCGCCGGCGCCACGGACTCCGCCGACGACTCCGCTGTCGTGCGGCCCGTCGTGCTGGTGGGGGCCGACACCGGAGCCGTCGCCGTCGCCGCGCTCCTCGGCAGGGACGAGGCCCTGGCCGCTCTCCGGCCGGACGCCGTCGTTCTCGCGGGGCTTCCGGGCGGCGCCGTCGCCAGCGCCGGCACCTGGGACGAGGAACTCGACGTACGCACCTCCTGCCCGGCCCATCGAGGCACGCTCACCGACGACTCACAGGTGCGAAGGGGCTCGCTCGGCGACGCGGTGCCGGACGTACTGCTCAGGGCCGCGTTCGGCAGCGAGGCCGACGTCCCGGCGCTGTTCCTCGTCGGCGACAGCGACCCGCTCGCGGACCTGGACGCTGTCGTCCGCACGACCAAGTCACGTGCCCGTGCCCGCCTTTCGGTGGTCCGCGGTGCCCACCACGACGTCCTGAACGACGTGCAGCACCGCTCGGTGGCGGCCGAGATCGTCACCTTCCTGGAGACGCTGCGCAACGAGCTGGTGCCCGTGGTCGCGGTGGAATCCAGCGCGTGGTGA